The Humulus lupulus chromosome 4, drHumLupu1.1, whole genome shotgun sequence genome has a window encoding:
- the LOC133831114 gene encoding uncharacterized protein LOC133831114 yields the protein MRLAFRNAFFTFSSSYSRFFLNPNRKIPFPSIAIRSVPTALAGTFRRTLLATFCCSATMEGGESHAPLLEKQFEGFRVQLEESGSLRERIRAVVMDIESTTRLMHAGLLLVHQSRPTPEVLEKPKAQIAVLKGLYNRLAEILSECPSQHYRYHGDWRGETQAVASLLAFMHWLETGNLLLHAEAEEMLGLNNSEFGLDIEDYLVGLCFMSNELPRYVVNQVTAGDYDCPRKVLKFLTELHAAFRMLNLRNDFLRKKFDGMKYDLKRVEEVHYDVKIRGLTASDDSTRD from the exons ATGAGGCTAGCGTTTCGAAACGCTTTCTTTACCTTCTCCTCATCTTATTCCCGCTTCTTCTTAAACCCTAATCGTAAAATCCCATTCCCTTCCATTGCGATCCGTTCGGTTCCCACAGCACTCGCCGGAACGTTTCGCCGCACTCTATTGGCCACTTTCTGTTGCTCCGCAACTATGGAGGGAGGTGAATCACACGCTCCTTTGCTGGAGAAGCAGTTCGAGGGTTTTCGGGTTCAGCTTGAGGAGTCAGGTAGCTTGAGAGAGCGCATTCGAGCTGTTGTAATGGATATTGAGTCCACCACCAGACTCATGCACGCCGGTCTTCTCCTTGTCCACCAGTCTCGACCCACTCCTG AGGTTTTGGAGAAGCCAAAAGCTCAGATTGCTGTGTTGAAGGGGCTATACAATCGACTCGCTGAAATTCTTAGTGAATGCCCTTCTCAACATTACAG GTATCATGGTGATTGGAGGGGTGAGACACAGGCTGTGGCTTCGCTTCTTGCTTTTATGCATTGGTTAGAGACAGGAAATCTTCTATTGCATGCTGAAGCTGAGGAAATGCTGGGCT TAAACAATTCAGAGTTTGGTCTAGATATTGAAGACTACCTTGTAG GCCTTTGTTTCATGTCAAATGAACTG CCAAGATATGTGGTGAACCAAGTGACAGCAGGGGACTATGATTGCCCAAGAAAGGTGTTGAAGTTCTTAACAGAACTCCATGCAGCCTTCCGTATGCTTAACCTTCGGAACGATTTCTTGAGAAAAAAGTTTGATG GGATGAAATACGACCTAAAAAGAGTTGAAGAAGTTCACTATGATGTTAAGATCCGAGGCTTGACAGCCAGTGATGATTCGACTAGAGACTGA